In one Campylobacter insulaenigrae NCTC 12927 genomic region, the following are encoded:
- a CDS encoding dynamin family protein, whose translation MDQGAIKTLLKQIWQNHSVFLDYECVFEDKVLDSQKIAIILSVNLQNYERFRALDEFKNIIKSLRLRLDIYNIQYAQVCFINALKLGLIDKSEILQFLELLQKITDNSAIYTFVSNIKSIKKDYKQELYNSHKNLDLINENLQQLCDDENIVKTLNEASIKFNKVDFYIAVTGVVNAGKSSMLNALLKNNFLGVSNIPETANLTILKYDKNQEATIYFWNKSEWKNILDNSKKNEDMLKLIKELKQDFNLDDYISQENKSIKIDFDSLKNYTSAKNKISALIKQIEISTLLDFLKDNVYIVDTPGLDDMIIQRELLTKNYILKADFLIHLMNVSQSLSQKDCDFIIDCLVNSRVSKLLIVLTKADLLSQADLKEVVSYTKNKLKEALLVKKLDENLILNAECICISSKLANDFYQNNGGDLEKSNVLLLEDLINKSLYDKNMIAMRAYKKELLLILESLVQKINTNNKILNFKTYELNEENEKNIAKFKKMQDNLKKIREELAQIFNHKEDEKDEVKTLLYLLAKKLQEKLIDELKYNQINKKKNDTQRLSIIIDTTLKDGIFDILREIKYQSELKLNEIQNALKLKYNFLEEILESNFIDFKNLVQEKIDNIFNNDILDNLKMNLFQDINENKDIYKLHFEEAILAKLEGLDVYNIAKNIKTNQEFSIFLKMKLAQYEKEQEDKFKDLKEMILNVENNEQKSKELLEKNEQKLQKLQKLKLDLVNAS comes from the coding sequence TTGGATCAAGGGGCAATTAAAACATTACTAAAACAAATTTGGCAAAATCACAGTGTTTTTCTTGATTATGAATGTGTTTTTGAAGATAAGGTATTAGATTCACAAAAAATTGCAATTATTTTAAGTGTAAATTTGCAAAATTATGAAAGATTTAGAGCTTTAGATGAATTTAAAAATATAATCAAAAGCCTAAGATTACGATTAGATATTTATAACATACAATATGCTCAAGTTTGTTTTATTAATGCTTTAAAACTTGGATTAATTGACAAAAGTGAAATATTACAATTTTTAGAATTATTACAGAAAATTACCGATAATTCTGCGATATATACATTTGTTTCAAATATAAAAAGTATTAAAAAAGATTACAAACAAGAACTTTATAATTCTCATAAAAATTTAGATTTGATTAATGAAAATTTACAACAATTATGTGATGATGAAAATATAGTAAAAACATTAAACGAAGCTTCAATTAAATTTAATAAAGTAGATTTTTATATCGCTGTAACTGGTGTTGTTAATGCTGGTAAATCTAGTATGCTTAATGCGCTTTTAAAAAATAATTTTTTAGGTGTTTCTAATATTCCAGAAACTGCAAATCTAACTATTTTAAAATATGATAAAAATCAAGAAGCCACAATATATTTTTGGAACAAAAGCGAATGGAAAAATATTTTAGATAATTCTAAAAAAAATGAAGATATGTTAAAGTTAATCAAAGAATTAAAACAAGATTTTAATCTTGATGATTATATATCCCAAGAAAATAAAAGTATAAAAATAGACTTTGACTCTTTAAAGAACTATACTAGCGCTAAAAATAAAATTTCTGCTTTAATTAAGCAAATTGAAATTTCTACTTTACTTGATTTTTTAAAAGATAATGTTTATATTGTGGATACTCCAGGTCTTGATGATATGATTATCCAAAGAGAGCTTTTAACAAAAAATTATATTCTTAAAGCTGATTTTTTAATTCATCTTATGAATGTTTCACAAAGTTTGAGTCAAAAAGATTGTGATTTTATAATAGATTGTTTAGTAAATTCACGAGTTAGTAAGCTTTTGATTGTTTTAACAAAAGCTGATTTGTTAAGTCAGGCTGATTTAAAGGAAGTGGTTTCTTATACCAAAAACAAACTCAAAGAAGCTTTACTAGTAAAAAAATTAGATGAGAATTTAATTTTAAATGCAGAATGTATTTGTATTTCTTCAAAATTAGCGAATGATTTTTATCAAAACAATGGAGGAGATTTGGAAAAAAGTAATGTTTTGCTTTTGGAAGATTTAATTAATAAAAGTTTATATGATAAAAATATGATTGCTATGCGAGCTTATAAAAAAGAATTATTATTGATTTTAGAGTCTTTAGTACAAAAAATTAATACAAATAATAAAATATTAAATTTTAAAACTTATGAATTAAATGAAGAAAATGAAAAAAATATTGCTAAATTTAAAAAAATGCAAGATAATTTAAAAAAGATCAGGGAAGAATTAGCACAAATTTTTAATCATAAAGAAGATGAAAAAGATGAGGTAAAAACTCTTTTATATTTGTTAGCTAAGAAATTGCAAGAAAAATTGATAGATGAATTAAAATATAACCAAATTAATAAAAAGAAAAATGATACTCAGCGTTTAAGTATTATTATAGACACTACTTTAAAAGATGGAATTTTTGATATTTTAAGAGAGATTAAATATCAAAGCGAGCTAAAATTAAATGAAATTCAAAATGCTTTAAAATTAAAATATAACTTTTTAGAAGAAATTTTAGAATCAAATTTTATAGATTTTAAAAATTTAGTGCAAGAAAAAATTGATAATATCTTTAATAATGATATTTTAGATAATTTAAAAATGAATTTATTTCAAGATATAAATGAAAATAAAGATATTTATAAATTACATTTTGAAGAGGCAATTTTAGCTAAATTAGAAGGATTAGATGTATATAATATTGCAAAAAATATCAAAACTAACCAAGAATTTAGTATCTTTTTAAAGATGAAATTAGCTCAATATGAAAAAGAGCAAGAAGATAAATTTAAAGATTTAAAAGAGATGATTTTAAATGTAGAAAACAATGAACAAAAATCTAAAGAACTTTTAGAAAAAAATGAGCAAAAATTACAAAAATTACAAAAATTAAAACTGGATCTTGTTAATGCAAGTTGA
- a CDS encoding dynamin family protein, which translates to MQVDLISNFIKAYENAYCKKFDESFEGKLLTIRANFCEPSLRLNNEFLKKLDEVIFSYKRPINIAIVGQFSSGKSTLLNLILQRECLPTGVIPVTFKPTFLRYAKDYFLKVEYKDGSDEIVDIDQLCKFSDQRNELKEAKSLHLFAPIELLKNITLIDTPGLNANNTDTLTTFTELSFVHSAIWLSLIDNAGKKSEEEAIKTNATLLGRSGICVLNQKDKFTQEEINNILNYANLVFSKYFEKIIAISCKEAKENLQKSNLNLFYEYLQDLDYEKIKKDFIQEKLNNLCEILLEQYDFFSTKLDYLDAKLGLSVNENNIKHLEERINILNHNCLEKLKLVSEKIAKEILKFIKERDSSYYKKAQGWFKKNLYEKIDYKLPYLSSDDAFLAMFYNCDLMNKEFKKMKKEISLEFDELKQLFTNFFTNLEKEILLFKSEFSNLNKDYSLQSDEEFTSFKNFASASEEIFIKDFKELLFENNLKLDLFLEKLNLKALANYESATKLALGFFSTKINASKEFYELDSAEFSLYHPKASEIYQRMLIELNVHEFEDLLLNKPVISKIYHYYMQAYKKLIEDKKEYIKNLKNEFEVKKEMILNIKNQISKLR; encoded by the coding sequence ATGCAAGTTGATTTGATTAGTAATTTTATTAAAGCTTATGAAAATGCTTATTGTAAAAAATTTGATGAAAGTTTTGAAGGAAAATTACTTACCATTAGAGCTAATTTTTGTGAGCCGAGTTTACGTTTAAATAATGAATTTTTAAAAAAACTTGATGAGGTTATTTTTAGTTATAAAAGGCCTATAAATATTGCGATTGTAGGTCAATTTTCCAGCGGGAAATCTACACTTTTAAATTTGATTTTACAAAGAGAATGCTTGCCAACAGGTGTGATTCCTGTGACATTTAAACCTACATTTTTAAGATATGCAAAAGATTATTTTTTAAAAGTAGAATATAAAGATGGAAGTGATGAGATAGTTGATATTGATCAACTCTGTAAATTTAGTGATCAAAGAAATGAATTAAAAGAAGCAAAAAGCTTGCATCTTTTTGCACCAATTGAACTTTTGAAAAATATTACTTTGATTGATACCCCTGGTTTAAATGCAAATAACACAGATACTCTTACTACTTTCACAGAACTTTCTTTTGTTCATAGCGCCATTTGGTTAAGTTTAATTGATAATGCAGGTAAAAAAAGCGAAGAAGAAGCTATTAAGACTAATGCTACACTTTTAGGACGCAGTGGAATTTGCGTATTAAATCAAAAAGATAAATTTACTCAAGAAGAAATTAATAATATTTTAAATTATGCTAATTTAGTTTTTAGTAAGTATTTTGAAAAAATTATAGCTATTTCTTGCAAAGAAGCAAAAGAAAATTTGCAAAAGTCAAATTTAAATTTATTTTATGAATATTTACAAGATCTTGATTATGAGAAAATAAAAAAAGATTTTATACAGGAAAAATTAAATAATTTATGTGAAATTTTGCTTGAGCAGTATGATTTTTTTTCTACAAAATTGGATTATTTAGATGCAAAGTTAGGTTTATCTGTCAATGAAAATAATATAAAACACTTAGAAGAGAGAATTAATATTTTAAATCATAATTGTCTTGAAAAACTAAAATTAGTCAGTGAAAAAATTGCAAAAGAAATTTTAAAATTTATTAAAGAAAGAGATAGTAGTTATTATAAAAAAGCTCAAGGATGGTTTAAGAAAAATTTATATGAAAAAATTGATTATAAATTACCGTATTTATCTAGTGATGATGCGTTTTTGGCTATGTTTTATAATTGTGATCTTATGAATAAAGAATTTAAAAAAATGAAAAAAGAAATTTCTTTAGAATTTGATGAACTAAAGCAATTATTTACTAATTTTTTTACAAATTTAGAAAAAGAAATTTTACTTTTTAAGTCAGAATTTTCAAATTTAAATAAAGATTATTCTTTGCAAAGTGATGAAGAATTTACTTCTTTTAAAAATTTTGCAAGTGCTAGTGAGGAAATTTTTATAAAAGATTTTAAAGAACTTTTATTTGAAAACAATTTAAAACTTGATTTATTTTTAGAAAAATTAAATTTAAAAGCTTTGGCCAATTATGAAAGTGCCACTAAACTTGCATTAGGATTTTTTAGCACTAAAATAAATGCAAGTAAAGAATTTTATGAGCTTGATAGCGCTGAATTTAGTTTGTATCATCCAAAAGCAAGCGAAATTTATCAAAGAATGCTCATAGAATTAAATGTCCATGAATTTGAGGATTTGTTATTAAATAAGCCCGTGATTTCAAAGATTTATCATTACTATATGCAAGCTTATAAAAAACTCATCGAAGATAAAAAAGAATATATAAAGAATTTAAAAAATGAATTCGAAGTCAAGAAAGAGATGATTTTAAACATTAAAAATCAAATATCTAAACTTCGCTAA
- a CDS encoding thiamine diphosphokinase: MKAYIIANGEFPTKKAIINELKSANFIAVCDGAINNLDTLNIKPNIIIGDLDSISAKLKEKYKDRLIHIKEQMSNDLSKAFYHCLKLGFDEFVFLGSTGKREDHTLANISLMMQYSKKCKNLTIKSDYGEFKFYETPCKIKSYKGEQISIFCFEKNKKFTSKNLKYPLKNMALPFLASATLNESKSDIFYLHSNTTAKILIYKSY, encoded by the coding sequence ATGAAAGCTTATATAATAGCAAATGGAGAATTTCCTACAAAAAAAGCAATCATAAACGAGTTAAAAAGTGCAAATTTTATAGCAGTTTGTGATGGAGCCATAAATAATCTTGACACATTGAATATAAAACCAAATATCATAATAGGAGATTTAGATAGCATAAGTGCAAAATTAAAAGAAAAATATAAAGATAGATTAATACACATCAAAGAGCAAATGAGTAATGATTTATCTAAAGCTTTTTATCATTGTTTAAAATTAGGTTTTGATGAATTCGTATTTTTAGGAAGCACAGGAAAAAGAGAGGATCATACTCTAGCTAATATCTCTTTAATGATGCAATATAGTAAAAAATGTAAAAATTTAACAATAAAAAGTGATTATGGGGAATTTAAATTTTATGAAACTCCGTGTAAAATAAAAAGTTATAAAGGAGAACAAATATCCATATTTTGTTTTGAAAAAAATAAAAAATTTACTTCTAAAAATCTAAAATATCCATTAAAAAATATGGCTTTACCATTTTTAGCAAGTGCTACCTTAAATGAATCAAAGTCAGACATTTTCTATTTACATTCAAATACAACAGCAAAAATTCTCATTTATAAATCTTATTAA
- the pnuC gene encoding nicotinamide riboside transporter PnuC: protein MNLKLQFNLSFKFYLALFLTLSIIGISTNIMGGSFLSLFSAFCAVLYVFFAGAGKTVCFIFGILYSISYAYIAYELKLYGDVMLNLFYLPINAYGIYNWKNNQNKEKTKIIITKLNNTQRLLYAFIVAISTIIYAYILQNMGSSFIYLNSFAVMGQLLAFYMQVKRYMESYFLVSLANISSLIIWFLIFEQSKESIAQLLNTLVFFIIGIYYFFVWKKQAQ, encoded by the coding sequence ATGAATTTAAAATTACAATTTAATTTATCTTTTAAATTTTATCTAGCACTTTTTTTAACTTTATCTATCATAGGGATTTCAACCAACATAATGGGAGGATCTTTTTTAAGTCTTTTTAGTGCATTTTGTGCGGTATTGTATGTATTTTTTGCTGGTGCTGGCAAGACAGTTTGTTTTATTTTTGGAATTTTATATTCTATTTCTTATGCATATATAGCTTATGAATTAAAATTGTATGGTGATGTTATGCTAAATCTTTTTTACTTACCTATTAACGCTTATGGAATTTATAATTGGAAAAATAATCAAAATAAAGAAAAAACTAAAATAATCATAACAAAATTAAACAACACACAAAGATTGTTATACGCTTTTATCGTGGCAATATCAACTATAATCTATGCTTATATATTGCAAAATATGGGTTCTAGTTTCATTTATTTAAATTCTTTTGCTGTTATGGGACAATTATTAGCGTTTTATATGCAAGTTAAAAGATATATGGAAAGCTATTTTTTAGTAAGTTTGGCAAATATAAGCTCTTTAATTATTTGGTTTTTAATTTTTGAACAAAGCAAAGAAAGCATAGCTCAACTTTTAAATACTTTAGTGTTTTTTATTATAGGAATTTATTACTTCTTCGTATGGAAAAAACAAGCTCAATGA
- a CDS encoding NAD(P)-dependent alcohol dehydrogenase, translating to MDSKIFLENGRIKSKGYAMLSKDSKFTPFEFTRHKIGKNDILIAIKYAGICHSDIHTARSEWSKTTYPCVPGHEISGEVIAIGENVSKFKIGDYVGVGCMVNSCGECEACKKSQEQFCENGKTIYTYNCKDVFHDNENTYGGYSNNIVVSEKFAINVPKNAPLDKVAPLLCAGITTYSPLKFSNIKEDSSVAVAGFGGLGMMAVKYAIKMGAKVSVFARNENKKAEALAMSVSNFYTSTDKSVVKERFDLIISTIPTPYDPLAYMDLLKYGGEMAIVGLPPHDVSPNINIINFVYKAGKKVYGSLIGGIKETQEMLDFSIKHNIYPEIEIIKPSEIDKAYENLTSGKAKFRYVINMNDE from the coding sequence ATGGACTCAAAAATCTTTTTAGAAAACGGGCGTATCAAAAGTAAAGGTTATGCTATGCTTAGCAAGGATTCTAAATTTACACCTTTTGAATTTACACGCCATAAAATCGGGAAAAATGATATCTTAATCGCTATCAAATACGCAGGGATTTGCCATAGTGATATACACACGGCAAGAAGCGAATGGAGCAAAACAACTTATCCTTGCGTACCTGGGCATGAAATATCTGGAGAAGTCATTGCAATAGGCGAAAATGTAAGTAAATTTAAAATAGGTGATTATGTAGGAGTTGGATGTATGGTAAATTCATGCGGAGAATGCGAAGCTTGTAAAAAGTCTCAAGAACAATTTTGTGAAAATGGAAAAACCATCTACACTTATAATTGCAAAGATGTATTTCATGATAATGAAAACACCTATGGAGGTTACTCAAACAACATCGTAGTAAGTGAAAAATTTGCTATCAATGTACCAAAAAATGCTCCACTTGACAAAGTAGCACCTTTACTTTGTGCGGGTATTACTACCTATTCACCACTTAAATTTTCAAATATCAAAGAAGACTCAAGCGTAGCCGTAGCAGGTTTTGGTGGACTTGGTATGATGGCTGTAAAATATGCTATTAAAATGGGTGCAAAAGTAAGTGTTTTTGCAAGAAATGAAAACAAAAAAGCAGAAGCTTTAGCTATGAGTGTGAGTAATTTTTATACTAGCACAGACAAAAGCGTGGTAAAAGAAAGATTTGACCTCATCATCTCTACCATACCAACTCCTTATGATCCATTAGCTTATATGGATTTACTAAAATATGGAGGAGAAATGGCTATAGTAGGCTTACCACCACACGATGTAAGTCCTAATATAAACATAATAAATTTCGTATATAAAGCTGGAAAAAAAGTATATGGCTCACTTATTGGAGGTATAAAAGAAACTCAAGAAATGTTAGACTTTTCCATAAAACACAATATTTATCCTGAAATAGAAATTATTAAACCAAGCGAGATAGATAAAGCTTACGAAAACCTCACGAGTGGAAAGGCTAAATTCCGCTATGTGATTAATATGAATGATGAGTAA
- the cmeU gene encoding CmeU family protein has protein sequence MDKKETMINNLNDFFKLRKEFYAFFDEHIPKIENAEIFDFTKAKDMNVKEVYNHFYKFDYAIRKCLPDIYRAFDISYDKDIKKDF, from the coding sequence ATGGATAAAAAAGAAACTATGATAAACAATCTCAACGACTTTTTTAAATTAAGAAAAGAATTTTATGCTTTTTTTGATGAGCATATTCCAAAAATAGAAAATGCTGAAATTTTTGATTTTACAAAAGCAAAAGATATGAATGTCAAAGAAGTTTATAATCATTTTTACAAGTTTGATTATGCTATAAGAAAATGTTTACCCGATATCTATAGAGCTTTTGATATCAGCTATGATAAAGACATAAAAAAAGATTTTTAA
- a CDS encoding molybdopterin molybdotransferase MoeA — protein MLISYDESLKILHKHIQTYERVEKISLTECLNRILAVDIIALHNYPKFPTSAMDGYAIKFDNQDENLKIIGEVPAGIFPTFNVKNKECVKTFTGSLMSDGSDTLVPIEKVEIKDNILIIKEKVNKGFAVRKEGESYKEGEILLKKGTKISYSEIALLAELGYFHISVFIKPIVGILSSGNEIKDLGESLDHPAQIRSSNHVAIANMAKKLHCQTRIFPLLKDDKENTQSTLRQALNSCDILITTGGVSMGDFDFLKQAIKDYEIIIDKVDVKPGKHIKIAKFENKFIFALPGFPYSAMVMFNLYVRELLNVWLLQETDYKFQAFLSEDYKKKSSHLEFIACNIEFKNGKIFANLKGKKEGSSAIINNLNHKAALLIAKDDLKEGNLVDIILMP, from the coding sequence ATGTTAATTTCCTACGATGAAAGTTTAAAAATACTCCACAAACACATTCAAACTTATGAAAGAGTAGAGAAAATATCACTTACAGAATGTTTAAATAGAATTTTAGCAGTTGATATAATAGCTTTGCATAATTACCCTAAATTTCCTACTTCAGCCATGGATGGTTACGCTATAAAATTTGATAATCAAGATGAAAATTTAAAAATCATAGGAGAAGTTCCTGCAGGAATTTTTCCTACCTTTAATGTTAAAAATAAAGAATGCGTCAAAACTTTTACAGGCTCACTAATGAGCGATGGAAGCGATACTTTAGTACCCATTGAAAAAGTAGAAATAAAAGATAATATTTTAATCATAAAGGAAAAAGTAAATAAAGGATTTGCTGTAAGAAAAGAGGGTGAAAGCTATAAAGAGGGTGAAATTTTACTCAAAAAAGGCACAAAAATAAGTTATAGCGAAATAGCACTTTTAGCTGAACTTGGGTATTTTCACATTAGTGTTTTTATAAAACCTATTGTGGGGATTTTAAGTAGCGGAAATGAAATAAAAGATCTAGGAGAAAGCTTAGATCACCCTGCACAAATTCGCTCATCAAATCATGTAGCTATAGCAAATATGGCAAAGAAACTACATTGTCAAACTAGAATTTTCCCACTCTTAAAAGATGATAAAGAAAACACACAAAGCACTTTAAGGCAAGCTTTAAATTCATGCGATATTTTAATCACTACAGGCGGGGTTTCTATGGGTGATTTTGATTTTTTAAAACAAGCTATAAAAGATTATGAAATTATTATAGATAAAGTCGATGTAAAACCTGGCAAACACATCAAAATAGCCAAATTTGAAAATAAATTCATCTTTGCCTTACCTGGTTTTCCATATTCAGCCATGGTAATGTTCAATCTCTATGTAAGAGAATTACTAAATGTTTGGCTTTTACAAGAAACAGACTATAAATTTCAAGCTTTTTTAAGTGAAGATTATAAGAAAAAAAGTTCTCATTTGGAATTTATAGCTTGTAATATTGAATTTAAAAATGGAAAGATATTTGCAAATTTAAAAGGTAAAAAAGAAGGTTCAAGTGCTATCATCAACAATCTAAATCACAAAGCTGCACTTTTGATAGCAAAAGATGATTTAAAAGAAGGTAATTTAGTAGATATTATTTTAATGCCTTAG
- a CDS encoding molybdopterin synthase catalytic subunit gives MIVFELYQNSLDVTKIYTKWYEFSKDKNCGALITFCGIVRDEANIEALSFDIYEPILKKWFQNWQEKVSKDNVVLMFAHSINEVKIHESSYLAGVLSKQRKLGLELINDFVEDFKANAPIWKYDIINNQKIYAKERSLKLKGAGILGNQENKC, from the coding sequence ATGATTGTGTTTGAGCTTTATCAAAATTCTTTAGATGTTACGAAGATTTATACAAAATGGTATGAATTTTCAAAAGACAAAAATTGTGGTGCTTTGATAACATTTTGCGGTATAGTGCGAGATGAAGCTAATATTGAAGCTTTGAGTTTTGATATTTACGAACCAATTTTAAAAAAATGGTTTCAAAATTGGCAAGAAAAAGTAAGCAAGGATAATGTTGTTTTAATGTTTGCTCATTCTATCAATGAGGTAAAAATTCATGAGAGTTCTTATCTTGCAGGAGTTCTAAGCAAACAAAGAAAATTAGGTTTAGAATTAATTAATGATTTTGTGGAAGATTTTAAAGCCAATGCACCTATTTGGAAGTATGATATTATCAATAATCAAAAAATTTATGCGAAAGAACGCTCCTTAAAACTTAAAGGAGCAGGAATTTTAGGAAATCAGGAGAATAAATGTTAA
- a CDS encoding molybdopterin synthase, small subunit: MIKVEFLGPINKESVEFEVKNLKELKSLLQKDESLKEWLELCAIALNDEIITNENVEFKHGDKICLLPPVCGG; the protein is encoded by the coding sequence ATGATTAAAGTTGAATTTTTAGGACCTATAAATAAAGAAAGTGTAGAATTTGAAGTAAAAAATTTAAAAGAATTAAAATCTTTACTTCAAAAAGATGAAAGTTTGAAAGAGTGGTTAGAACTTTGTGCCATAGCTTTAAATGATGAGATCATTACAAATGAAAATGTAGAATTTAAACATGGTGACAAAATTTGTTTGCTTCCACCAGTTTGCGGGGGATGA
- a CDS encoding multicopper oxidase family protein: MDRRFFLKFNALNLISISGMYAMDKHDHHNMHEMHNMHNMEHMHTAANSVDTSFISLEDPNIKLLDVKDFPSEQALTNLKLLKNTSKKKNFFRSSIEIKESQIELVKGKKTKCFTYNGSIPGPKIEVYEGDMVEILVKNNLKEPTTIHWHGLDIPPEQDGNPHDPIMPGREKIYRFKIPENSAGTYWYHPHPHYTTAKQVYKGLAGVFVVKAKKDALSHLKEQDWVISDLRLDENAQIPDNNLFDWLNGREGNLVLINGQLKPKITLGETQRIRIYNFCAARYLKLRIKGAKFILVGTDGGLLEQSIELDELFLSPASRVEVLIKANKGEFKLESVYYDRDKMLVKEKPYTLMLADLKIEKTIENIPEKLREFPPLKEATSFKEVVMSEDHMQMHGIDKKNDEEIKKSLASMFLINGKTFNMNRIDLISKVGEVEEWTIKNNSHMDHPFHIHGTQFELISSKFKDKVTKAKFRALQDTINIRPGEELKLRMNQNFSGIRMFHCHILEHEDLGMMGILKIEDKN; the protein is encoded by the coding sequence ATGGATAGAAGGTTTTTTTTGAAATTTAATGCTTTAAATTTAATCAGTATCAGTGGAATGTATGCTATGGATAAACACGATCATCACAATATGCATGAAATGCATAATATGCATAATATGGAGCATATGCATACTGCTGCTAATTCCGTTGACACTTCTTTTATTAGTTTGGAAGATCCAAATATCAAACTACTCGATGTTAAAGATTTTCCGAGTGAACAAGCATTAACAAATTTAAAACTTCTTAAAAACACTAGTAAAAAAAAGAATTTTTTTAGATCAAGCATAGAGATTAAAGAAAGTCAAATAGAATTAGTTAAAGGTAAAAAGACTAAATGTTTTACTTATAATGGCTCTATACCAGGACCTAAAATAGAAGTTTATGAAGGGGATATGGTAGAAATTTTAGTTAAAAATAATCTCAAAGAACCAACAACTATACATTGGCATGGACTTGATATTCCACCTGAGCAAGATGGTAACCCACACGATCCTATTATGCCTGGTAGAGAAAAAATTTATCGCTTTAAAATACCAGAAAATTCAGCTGGAACATACTGGTATCATCCACACCCACACTATACTACAGCAAAGCAAGTTTATAAAGGTTTAGCTGGTGTATTTGTGGTAAAAGCAAAAAAAGATGCTTTGTCTCATTTAAAAGAACAAGATTGGGTAATTAGTGATTTACGTTTAGATGAAAACGCACAAATTCCTGATAATAATTTATTCGATTGGTTAAATGGTAGAGAAGGAAATTTAGTTCTTATCAATGGACAATTAAAACCAAAAATAACACTTGGTGAAACTCAAAGAATCCGTATTTATAATTTTTGTGCGGCAAGATATTTAAAATTACGCATAAAAGGAGCTAAATTTATCTTAGTAGGAACAGATGGAGGACTTTTAGAACAAAGCATTGAATTAGATGAATTATTTTTAAGTCCTGCTTCAAGAGTTGAAGTGCTAATCAAAGCAAATAAGGGTGAATTTAAACTTGAAAGCGTTTATTATGATCGTGATAAAATGCTTGTCAAAGAAAAACCTTACACTCTTATGTTAGCTGATCTTAAAATAGAAAAAACTATAGAAAACATACCTGAAAAATTACGCGAATTTCCTCCTTTAAAAGAAGCTACAAGCTTCAAAGAAGTTGTAATGAGCGAAGATCATATGCAAATGCATGGCATTGATAAAAAGAACGATGAAGAAATCAAAAAAAGTCTTGCTTCAATGTTTTTAATTAATGGCAAAACTTTTAATATGAATAGAATCGATCTAATTTCTAAAGTTGGAGAAGTAGAAGAATGGACTATAAAAAATAATTCTCATATGGACCATCCTTTTCATATACATGGCACACAATTTGAGTTGATTTCTTCTAAATTTAAAGATAAAGTTACAAAAGCTAAATTTAGAGCATTACAAGATACTATCAATATAAGACCTGGTGAAGAATTAAAGCTAAGAATGAATCAAAATTTTAGTGGTATAAGAATGTTTCATTGTCACATTTTAGAGCATGAAGATCTTGGAATGATGGGAATTTTAAAAATTGAGGATAAAAACTAA